From a single Aspergillus puulaauensis MK2 DNA, chromosome 2, nearly complete sequence genomic region:
- a CDS encoding vacuolar protein sorting protein DigA (BUSCO:EOG09260HS3;~COG:U;~EggNog:ENOG410PHIT;~InterPro:IPR007810,IPR000547;~PFAM:PF05131;~antiSMASH:Cluster_2.5;~go_process: GO:0006886 - intracellular protein transport [Evidence IEA];~go_process: GO:0016192 - vesicle-mediated transport [Evidence IEA]) encodes MALETSSGYAAHSNLLEPPDSLAMFDVKHVQLQFPLAADFVAAQVADNVLILALSTGRILRIDLNNPEHIDDVDLPKKSSEIGVIRRMFLDPSASHLIITTTLGENYYLHTQSRQPKPLSRLKGLLIESVAWSPSLPTASTREILLGTTDGQVWETYIEPSTEFYRREERYATSIYRTSDASPVTGVWAESVTSKAEQRRVLVATHGRLLCFLGRTGRSGREGGGSIYADLLQKETPVVHEIERASGSAPSALAVSPPGSDAPRVDGQPEKEFAWLSSEGIYHGLLPYSKKLEQPFEGSTMLSRSIFPATESARGGKKLIQNPITAMTLSEWHILVLVEGRVVAVNRMNDEIVFDQEVLEPGQGALGLVTDAMKGTYWLFTGQDIFEICVQDEARDVWKIFLQKQLFDQALQYAHTSSQKDAVATASGDFLASKGRYLEAAGVWGKSSKGFEDVCLTLIKRGQHDALRNYLLSQLSVYKKSSSMQRTMVASWLIEVFMTKLNSLDDNITTKAELAEGSSTEDMEGELRTVRNEFQEFATKYKSDLDQKTAYDIISSHGREKELLFFATVINDHNYVLSYWIQRENWTEALNVLQRQSDPEVFYKHSSVLMTHAATGLVDILMRQTNLEPEKLIPALLNYNNSVSVPLTQNQAVRYLNFIIVNHPNPTAAVHNTLISIHASSRSSSEAGLLTYLQSQPSSPPPYDADFALRLCIQHQRVQSCIHIYSAMGQYLQAVELALQHDDIEMAAIIADRPEGNNKLRKKLWLLVAEKRIRQPGTGIKDAIEFLRRCELLRIEDLIPFFPDFVVIDDFKDEICTALEDYSRHIDALRQEMDNSAQTARQIRSEIVALDTRYAIVEPGEKCWICSLPVLSRQFFVFPCQHAFHSDCLGRQVLEGAGGKKKYIRDLQSQLNEGALTASRREEIVKELDGLIAEACILCGDHAIKQIDKPFITPKDDADEWAL; translated from the exons ATGGCGCTGGAGACATCCAGCGGGTATGCCGCTCACAGCAACCTGCTTGAGCCTCCGGACTCGTTGGCTATGTTCGATGTCAAGCATGTCCAGCTTCAGTTCCCCCTGGCTGCCGACTTTGTGGCCGCGCAGGTAGCCGATAACGTTCTAATTCTCGCCTTATCGACCGGTCGCATCCTGCGGATTGACTTGAATAACCCTGAACATATTGATG ATGTCGACCTCCCGAAGAAGTCGTCGGAGATAGGCGTAATACGTCGGATGTTTTTGGACCCTTCCGCTTCCCACTTGATCATCACCACAACCTTGGGCGAGAACTACTACCTCCACACGCAGTCACGGCAGCCGAAGCCATTGTCGCGACTCAAAGGGCTTCTAATCGAGAGCGTCGCATGGAGCCCCTCGCTTCCGACAGCATCTACTCGAGAAATACTACTGGGCACGACTGATGGCCAAGTATGGGAAACCTATATCGAACCATCTACCGAGTTCTATCGCCGCGAGGAACGATATGCCACTTCAATATATAGAACATCGGACGCGTCACCGGTAACGGGTGTATGGGCGGAGTCGGTGACTTCGAAGGCTGAGCAGAGGCGGGTATTGGTGGCAACACATGGCAGGTTGTTGTGTTTCCTGGGGCGCACTGGAAGGTCTGGTAGAGAGGGCGGTGGTTCTATATATGCCGACCTTCTTCAAAAGGAAACCCCCGTTGTTCATGAGATCGAGCGGGCGTCTGGTTCTGCACCTTCGGCTCTGGCCGTTTCGCCGCCTGGATCTGACGCACCTCGCGTGGATGGCCAGCCGGAGAAAGAGTTTGCATGGCTCAGTTCTGAGGGTATATATCATGGTCTACTTCCATACTCTAAAAAGCTGGAACAGCCGTTTGAAGGATCTACTATGCTTTCACGGTCTATTTTCCCGGCGACGGAATCCGCGCGTGGAGGCAAGAAGCTGATTCAGAACCCAATAACCGCGATGACATTATCGGAATGGCATATTCTAGTCCTTGTCGAGGGTAGAGTTGTCGCTGTTAACCGCATGAATGATGAGATTGTCTTTGACCAAGAGGTTCTGGAACCTGGCCAGGGGGCTCTGGGTCTTGTAACCGATGCTATGAAAGGCACCTACTGGCTGTTTACGGGTCAAGACATTTTTGAAATTTGTGTGCAGGACGAGGCCAGAGATGTTTGGAAGATCTTCCTGCAAAAACAGCTGTTTGATCAAGCCCTTCAATATGCTCACACGAGCTCTCAGAAGGATGCTGTTGCTACGGCGTCGGGCGACTTTCTTGCCAGCAAAGGCCGGTATCTGGAAGCCGCCGGCGTCTGGGGTAAGAGTAGTAAAGGGTTTGAAGATGTCTGTCTAACGCTTATCAAGCGCGGTCAGCACGATGCTCTACGGAACTATTtgctctcccagctctcggTGTATAAGAAGTCCTCTTCAATGCAAAGGACTATGGTTGCAAGCTGGCTCATAGAAGTTTTCATGACTAAATTGAACTCTCTTGACGACAATATCACGACCAAAGCCGAGCTTGCCGAAGGGTCAAGCACCGAAGACATGGAGGGCGAGCTCAGGACTGTTCGAAACGAATTCCAAGAGTTCGCGACAAAGTACAAGTCTGACTTGGATCAAAAGACGGCCTACGACATAATCAGCAGTCACGGACGTGAAAAGGAATTGCTGTTTTTTGCGACTGTGATCAACGACCACAACTATGTTCTGTCATACTGGATTCAACGAGAAAACTGGACTGAAGCTCTCAATGTCCTGCAAAGACAGAGTGACCCAGAGGTGTTTTACAAGCACAGCAGCGTTTTGATGACCCACGCGGCAACTGGGTTGGTCGACATTTTGATGCGACAAACGAATCTTGAGCCCGAGAAGCTTATACCTGCGTTGCTGAATTATAACAACTCCGTTAGTGTGCCGCTGACCCAGAATCAAGCGGTGCGATAcctcaacttcatcatcgtcaatcaCCCGAACCCAACTGCTGCAGTGCATAACACGCTCATATCAATACACGCTTCGAGTCGCTCGTCGTCCGAAGCAGGACTCCTTACCTATCTCCAGTCGCAgccatcctcccctcctccttaCGACGCCGATTTTGCACTTCGGCTGTGcatccagcaccagcgtGTTCAGTCATGTATCCATATTTACAGTGCCATGGGCCAGTATCTCCAGGCTGTGGAGCTGGCTCTGCAGCATGATGACATCGAGATGGCGGCCATCATCGCGGACCGTCCGGAGGGGAACAATAAGCTACGAAAGAAGCTCTGGCTCTTAGTTGCGGAGAAGAGAATCCGGCAACCCGGAACGGGGATTAAAGACGCGATTGAATTTCTTCGCAGGTGCGAACTGCTCCGAATCGAAGATCTCATTCCATTCTTCCCAGACTTCGTGGTCATTGATGACTTTAAAGACGAGATCTGCACTGCACTGGAGGACTACTCTCGACATATTGATGCGCTACGACAAGAGATGGATAATTCGGCGCAAACAGCGCGGCAAATACGATCCGAGATTGTGGCTCTTGATACACGATACGCGATTGTGGAACCGGGCGAGAAATGTTGGATATGCTCGCTGCCAGTGCTCAGCCGACAATTCTTCGTTTTCCCCTGCCAGCACGCATTCCACAGCGATTGCCTAGGGCGCCAAGTGCTTGAAGGGgcgggaggaaagaagaagtaCATTCGAGACTTACAGTCACAACTAAACGAGGGAGCCCTCACTGCgtctcgacgagaagaaatAGTGAAAGAGCTGGACGGCTTAATAGCAGAAGCATG TATCCTGTGCGGCGACCATGCGATCAAACAAATCGATAAACCATTTATAACCCCGAAAGATGATGCCGACGAATGGGCTCTATAG